In the genome of Cryptomeria japonica chromosome 8, Sugi_1.0, whole genome shotgun sequence, one region contains:
- the LOC131857512 gene encoding uncharacterized protein LOC131857512, with the protein MKFIYDDLTNPFVKHQVVNEETDNGERYVHINCCFNQKFWRRQDSSSWLIVAGGRYPDRDRSRWSCTLFDRVYSDQDASVRLHLLQPSKLLAIYETKTAQGDCLFVQADKLNEAAHELQAVFLDLLPEIFALLGDNGNYLAASTLGINDYLQFDSTDIGSSAVRHQVMYRQDDGTMAVKSLGFGAFWERRSPSAIQTILGDASDYDPSQKNMLFRPLQVDIETVALICLGTNFFCRREETETGHHFFSPVASMLEEATLLKVRETVIQRKVHSVEYDLKNIEIYDAAQLLAATVVAINKTTTAQTTELNLSRKVKNSRSWSNSLSYTTGIKGSFTMGVPSIGESGVEVSDSKTSTKEWGESEEDETTLGGNYSVTVKPGVKLTVLLRATQGKFSLKFSYVQEDVLSTGEQVKATKDDGVFTGVNYFNIQTENHVTPITM; encoded by the coding sequence ATGAAATTCATCTATGATGATCTGACCAATCCTTTTGTAAAGCATCAAGTGGTGAATGAAGAAACGGATAATGGAGAGAGGTATGTGCATATAAACTGCTGTTTTAACCAGAAATTCTGGAGGAGACAAGACAGCAGTAGCTGGTTGATAGTAGCCGGCGGACGATACCCAGACAGAGATCGCTCCCGGTGGTCCTGCACTCTCTTTGACAGGGTGTATAGCGATCAGGATGCCTCTGTGCGCCTCCATTTGCTGCAGCCAAGCAAACTGTTAGCGATCTACGAAACAAAAACTGCTCAAGGCGACTGCCTGTTTGTGCAGGCGGATAAGCTAAATGAGGCGGCGCATGAATTGCAAGCCGTGTTCCTTGATCTTCTCCCCGAGATCTTTGCCTTGCTAGGGGACAACGGCAATTATCTTGCCGCTTCTACCTTGGGAATTAATGATTATCTCCAGTTCGACAGCACGGATATTGGCAGCTCTGCCGTTCGGCATCAAGTGATGTACCGCCAGGACGACGGGACCATGGCCGTCAAAAGTTTAGGTTTCGGTGCATTCTGGGAAAGGAGGAGCCCTTCAGCTATCCAAACGATCCTGGGTGACGCATCCGACTACGATCCATCCCAGAAGAACATGCTCTTCCGACCTCTTCAAGTGGATATCGAGACGGTGGCACTTATATGCCTCGGCACCAATTTTTTCTGCAGAAGGGAAGAGACAGAAACGGGACATCATTTCTTCTCTCCTGTCGCATCCATGTTAGAAGAAGCCACGTTGCTTAAGGTGAGGGAAACTGTGATCCAGCGCAAAGTGCATTCAGtggagtatgatttgaagaatatcgAGATCTATGATGCGGCGCAGCTCCTAGCGGCCACTGTTGTGGCCATCAACAAAACCACCACCGCCCAAACAACCGAGTTGAATTTGTCCCGCAAGGTGAAGAATAGTAGATCGTGGAGCAACTCACTATCTTACACAACGGGCATCAAGGGCAGTTTCACCATGGGAGTCCCATCAATTGGAGAGTCCGGCGTGGAGGTGTCTGATTCAAAGACGAGCACTAAGGAGTGGGGTGAAAGCGAGGAAGATGAGACCACCCTCGGCGGCAATTACTCTGTCACTGTCAAGCCCGGGGTGAAGCTCACTGTCCTCCTGCGCGCTACCCAGGGGAAATTTTCGCTCAAATTCTCATACGTCCAAGAGGATGTTCTTAGCACCGGGGAACAGGTCAAGGCTACCAAGGACGATGGGGTTTTTACCGGCGTCAATTACTTCAATATTCAAACTGAAAACCATGTAACTCCCATTACAATGTGA